One window from the genome of Streptomyces sp. WZ-12 encodes:
- a CDS encoding betaine/proline/choline family ABC transporter ATP-binding protein (Members of the family are the ATP-binding subunit of ABC transporters for substrates such as betaine, L-proline or other amino acids, choline, carnitine, etc. The substrate specificity is best determined from the substrate-binding subunit, rather than this subunit, as it interacts with the permease subunit and not with substrate directly.) has translation MPESYGSDRGAKGARPPASTGAAIRLENLTKVYPGSTAPAVEDVSMEIGAGETVVFVGPSGCGKSTTLKMINRLIEPTSGRIRIGDEDVTGIDPVRLRRKVGYAIQASGLFPHMTVAQNIALVPKMTGWSAARTRERVEEMLDLVGLDPGEFRHRYPRQLSGGQQQRVGVARALAADPPVLLMDEPFGAVDPITRDHLQDELIRLQHELHKTIVFVTHDFDEAIKLGDRIAVLRERSHIAQFDTPEAILTNPADDFVSGFVGAGAALKRLNLTRVRDVGVVDFPTAQLDDPLQSIFDLLRDGGTNEVLLLDRHRRPYKWLRRADLSLAKQSLARAGTLVTDTVTRDATLRDALEAVLTDSAGRVAVTGRRGEYTGVVDVGTLMNNVHELLEADRLEALEHQHQLRALRAHRTQRDLEGRSGSGGPEGGPGSRA, from the coding sequence GTGCCTGAGTCCTACGGGAGCGACCGCGGCGCCAAGGGCGCGCGCCCGCCCGCCTCGACGGGCGCCGCGATCCGGTTGGAGAACCTCACGAAGGTCTACCCGGGCAGCACCGCCCCGGCGGTGGAGGACGTCAGCATGGAGATCGGGGCCGGCGAGACGGTGGTCTTCGTCGGGCCGTCCGGCTGCGGCAAGTCCACCACGCTGAAGATGATCAATCGGCTGATCGAGCCGACGTCGGGGCGGATACGCATCGGCGACGAGGACGTCACGGGCATCGACCCGGTCCGGCTGCGCCGCAAGGTCGGCTATGCCATCCAGGCGTCCGGGCTCTTCCCGCACATGACCGTGGCGCAGAACATCGCGCTGGTGCCGAAGATGACCGGTTGGTCGGCGGCCCGGACCAGGGAGCGGGTCGAGGAGATGCTCGACCTGGTGGGCCTGGACCCGGGCGAGTTCCGGCACCGTTATCCGCGCCAGCTCTCCGGCGGCCAGCAGCAGCGGGTCGGGGTGGCCAGGGCGCTCGCCGCCGATCCGCCGGTGCTGCTGATGGACGAGCCGTTCGGCGCCGTGGACCCGATCACCCGCGACCACCTCCAGGACGAGCTGATCCGGCTCCAGCACGAGCTGCACAAGACGATCGTCTTCGTCACCCACGACTTCGACGAGGCGATCAAGCTGGGCGACCGGATCGCGGTGCTCCGCGAGCGCTCGCACATCGCCCAGTTCGACACCCCCGAGGCCATCCTCACCAACCCGGCGGACGACTTCGTCTCCGGCTTCGTGGGCGCCGGGGCGGCGCTGAAGCGGCTGAACCTGACGCGGGTGCGGGACGTGGGGGTGGTCGACTTCCCCACCGCGCAGCTCGACGACCCGCTCCAGTCGATCTTCGATCTGCTGCGGGACGGCGGCACCAACGAGGTGCTGCTGCTGGACCGCCACCGCCGCCCGTACAAGTGGCTGCGCCGCGCGGACCTCTCCCTGGCCAAGCAGTCGCTGGCCCGGGCCGGGACGCTGGTCACCGACACCGTCACCCGGGACGCGACGCTGCGCGACGCCCTGGAGGCGGTGCTGACCGACAGCGCGGGCCGGGTCGCGGTCACCGGGCGGCGCGGCGAGTACACCGGTGTCGTCGACGTGGGGACGCTGATGAACAACGTCCACGAACTGCTGGAGGCGGACCGGCTGGAGGCGCTGGAACACCAGCACCAGTTGCGGGCGTTGCGCGCCCACCGGACCCAGCGCGACCTGGAGGGCCGCAGCGGCTCGGGCGGACCCGAGGGCGGCCCCGGGAGCCGGGCGTGA
- a CDS encoding IclR family transcriptional regulator has protein sequence MTAETSQTLDRGLRVLKLLADTDHGLTVTELSHKLGVNRTVVYRLLATLEQHALVRRDAGGRARVGLGVLRLGRQVHPLVREAALPALRSLAEDVGATAHLTLVDGTEALAVAVVEPTWTDYHVAYRAGFRHPLDRGAAGRAILKARQGRLHDAGLALTHGELEAGASGAAAPLLGVSGIEGSVGVVMLTDSVAERIGPRVVDAAREVAEALR, from the coding sequence GTGACCGCGGAGACCTCCCAGACGCTCGACCGGGGACTGCGCGTCCTCAAACTTCTCGCCGACACCGACCACGGGCTGACCGTGACCGAGCTCTCGCACAAGCTCGGCGTCAACCGCACCGTGGTCTACCGCCTGTTGGCCACGCTGGAGCAGCACGCCCTGGTGCGCCGGGACGCCGGCGGCCGGGCCCGGGTGGGCCTCGGCGTGCTGCGTCTGGGCCGCCAGGTCCACCCGTTGGTCCGGGAGGCCGCGCTGCCCGCGCTGCGCTCGCTCGCCGAGGACGTCGGCGCCACCGCCCACCTCACCCTGGTCGACGGCACCGAGGCGCTGGCGGTCGCGGTGGTCGAGCCGACCTGGACCGACTACCACGTCGCCTACCGCGCCGGCTTCCGTCACCCGCTGGACCGCGGCGCCGCCGGCCGGGCCATACTCAAGGCCCGCCAGGGCCGCCTCCATGACGCCGGACTCGCCCTGACGCACGGTGAGTTGGAGGCCGGCGCCAGCGGCGCCGCGGCCCCGCTGCTGGGGGTCAGCGGCATAGAGGGCAGCGTCGGCGTGGTGATGCTGACGGACAGCGTCGCGGAGCGGATCGGGCCGCGGGTGGTGGACGCGGCCCGGGAGGTCGCCGAGGCGCTGCGCTGA
- a CDS encoding DEAD/DEAH box helicase: MTTSSATNSHHLSPAFPGRAPWGTANKLRAWQQAAMDRYIQTQPRDFLAVATPGAGKTTFALTLASWLLHHHVVQQVTVVAPTEHLKKQWAEAAARIGIKLDPEYSAGPLSREYHGIAITYAGVGVRPMLHRNRIEQRKTLVILDEIHHAGDSKSWGEACLEAFEPATRRLALTGTPFRSDTNPIPFVSYEEGNDGIRRSSADYTYGYGNALSDGVVRPVIFLSYSGNMRWRTKAGDEIAARLGEPMTKDAVSQAWRTALDPRGEWMPNVLRAADRRLTEVRKAIPDAGALVIASDQEQARAYAKLIREITGEGATLVLSDDTGASQRIDDFAHSDDRWMVAVRMVSEGVDVPRLAVGVYATTISTPLFFAQAVGRFVRSRKRGETASVFLPTVPMLLGFAGEMEVERDHVLDKPKKDGEEDPYAESEKEMDEANKEQDEDTGEQEQFSFEALESEAVFDRVLYDGAEFGMQAHAGSEEEQDYLGIPGLLEPDQVQLLLQKRQARQIAHSRKKPDSEADLLEIPAERRPVVTHKELLELRKQLNTLVGAYVHQSGKPHGVIHTELRRVCGGPPSAEATAGQLNERISKVREWATRMR, encoded by the coding sequence GTGACTACCAGCAGCGCCACCAACAGCCATCACCTGTCCCCGGCCTTCCCGGGGCGGGCCCCTTGGGGTACCGCGAACAAGCTGCGTGCCTGGCAGCAGGCGGCCATGGACCGGTACATCCAGACCCAGCCCCGGGACTTCCTCGCCGTGGCCACCCCCGGCGCCGGGAAGACCACCTTCGCGCTCACCCTCGCCTCGTGGCTGCTGCACCATCACGTCGTGCAGCAGGTGACGGTGGTCGCGCCCACCGAGCACCTCAAGAAGCAGTGGGCGGAGGCCGCGGCCCGGATCGGGATCAAGCTCGATCCGGAGTACAGCGCCGGCCCGTTGAGCCGCGAGTACCACGGCATCGCGATCACCTACGCCGGCGTCGGCGTCCGCCCGATGCTGCACCGCAACCGCATCGAGCAGCGCAAGACGCTGGTCATCCTGGACGAGATCCACCACGCCGGCGACTCCAAGTCGTGGGGCGAGGCGTGCCTGGAGGCGTTCGAGCCGGCGACCCGGCGGCTGGCGCTGACCGGCACCCCGTTCCGCTCCGACACCAACCCGATCCCGTTCGTGTCGTACGAGGAGGGCAACGACGGCATCCGCCGGTCGTCCGCCGACTACACCTACGGCTACGGCAACGCGCTGTCCGACGGCGTCGTCCGGCCGGTGATATTCCTCTCCTACAGCGGCAACATGCGCTGGCGCACCAAGGCCGGCGACGAGATCGCGGCGCGGCTGGGCGAGCCGATGACCAAGGACGCGGTCTCCCAGGCGTGGCGCACCGCGCTGGACCCGCGCGGCGAGTGGATGCCGAACGTGCTGCGGGCCGCCGACCGCCGGCTGACCGAGGTCCGCAAGGCCATTCCCGACGCCGGCGCGCTGGTCATCGCCTCCGACCAGGAGCAGGCCCGGGCGTACGCCAAGCTGATCCGGGAGATCACCGGCGAGGGCGCGACCCTGGTGCTCTCCGACGACACGGGCGCCTCGCAGCGCATCGACGACTTCGCGCACTCCGACGACCGCTGGATGGTCGCGGTCCGGATGGTGTCCGAGGGCGTCGACGTCCCCCGGCTCGCGGTCGGCGTCTACGCGACCACGATCTCCACCCCGCTGTTCTTCGCGCAGGCGGTCGGCCGCTTCGTGCGGTCCCGCAAGCGCGGCGAGACCGCGTCCGTCTTCCTGCCCACCGTCCCGATGCTGCTCGGCTTCGCGGGCGAGATGGAGGTCGAGCGCGACCACGTCCTGGACAAGCCGAAGAAGGACGGCGAGGAGGACCCGTACGCCGAGTCCGAGAAGGAGATGGACGAGGCGAACAAGGAGCAGGACGAGGACACCGGGGAGCAGGAGCAGTTCTCGTTCGAGGCGCTGGAGTCGGAGGCGGTCTTCGACCGGGTGCTCTACGACGGCGCCGAGTTCGGCATGCAGGCGCACGCCGGCAGCGAGGAGGAGCAGGACTACCTGGGCATTCCGGGGCTGTTGGAGCCCGACCAGGTCCAACTGCTGCTGCAGAAGCGGCAGGCCCGGCAGATCGCGCACAGTCGGAAGAAGCCGGACAGCGAGGCGGACCTGCTGGAGATCCCCGCCGAGCGGCGGCCGGTGGTCACGCACAAGGAGTTGCTGGAGCTCCGCAAGCAGCTCAACACGCTGGTCGGCGCGTACGTTCACCAGAGCGGCAAGCCGCACGGGGTGATCCACACCGAGCTGCGCCGGGTGTGCGGCGGCCCGCCGAGCGCGGAGGCGACCGCGGGGCAGCTCAACGAGCGGATCAGCAAGGTCCGGGAGTGGGCCACGCGGATGCGGTGA
- a CDS encoding xanthine dehydrogenase family protein molybdopterin-binding subunit, with the protein MSGTTDGAGVGAATATPATGAQIPVEPPAQGLGVSLAPADAAAKAEGTFPYASDLWAEGLLWAAVLRSPHPRARIRSVDTRHATEMPGVHAVVTHEDVPGDKGHGRGTADRPVFAKDEVRHHGEPIAAVAADHPDTARLAAAAIVVEYEVQEAVTDPQLAFEAEPLHPDGNLIRHIPLRFGDPEAVGEVMVEGFYRIGRQDPAPIGAEAGLAVPRPDGGVEIYSASTDPHTDRDLAAASFGLAREQVRVVVTGVPGATADREDPSVQLSLGLLALRTGCPVKLAATREESFLTHAHRHPTLLRYRHHADADGTLVKVEAQILMDAGAYADTSSEALAAAVSFACGPYVVPHAVVEGWAVRTNNPPSGHLRGEGALQVCAAYEGQMDKLAAQLGLEPDEIRRRNVMATGDLLPTGQTVTCPAPVAELLTAVTEAPLPELPKDTPEAEWLLPGGPEGAGEPGAVRRGVGYALGMVHMLGAEGADEVSTATVKVSGSVATVICAAVETGSGFATLARQIVQETLGVEEVHVAGVDTDQPPAGRACHSRHTWVSGGAIERAAKMVRTQLLQPLAHKFGMSTELLQIADGKITSYDGVLSTTVAEALDGKELWATAQCRPHPTEPLDETGQGDAFVGLVFCAIRCVADVDIELGTVRVVEMTVAQDVGRVLNPRQLRARIEAGVTQGLGAALMENLRTTRGQVRHPDLTGYALPTSLDAPDIRIAKLVEERDVVAPFGAKAVSAVPVVTSPAAVASAVRAATGRPIGRLPIRPQAAVAQPVQLP; encoded by the coding sequence ATGAGCGGTACGACTGACGGGGCCGGGGTCGGGGCCGCGACCGCGACGCCCGCGACGGGCGCCCAGATCCCCGTCGAACCGCCGGCGCAGGGGCTGGGCGTCTCCCTGGCGCCCGCCGACGCGGCGGCCAAGGCCGAGGGCACCTTCCCGTACGCCTCCGACCTGTGGGCCGAGGGCCTGTTGTGGGCGGCGGTGCTGCGCTCCCCGCACCCCCGGGCGCGGATCCGCTCCGTGGACACCCGGCACGCCACGGAGATGCCGGGCGTGCACGCGGTCGTCACCCACGAGGACGTGCCCGGCGACAAGGGGCACGGCCGGGGCACCGCCGACCGCCCGGTGTTCGCCAAGGACGAGGTCCGCCACCACGGTGAGCCGATCGCCGCGGTGGCCGCCGACCACCCCGACACGGCCCGGCTGGCGGCCGCCGCGATCGTCGTCGAGTACGAGGTCCAGGAGGCCGTCACCGACCCCCAACTCGCCTTCGAGGCCGAGCCGTTGCACCCGGATGGCAACCTCATCCGGCACATCCCGCTCCGCTTCGGCGACCCGGAGGCGGTCGGCGAGGTGATGGTCGAGGGCTTCTACCGGATCGGCCGCCAGGACCCCGCGCCCATCGGGGCCGAGGCCGGGCTCGCGGTGCCGCGGCCCGACGGCGGGGTGGAGATCTACTCCGCCTCCACCGACCCGCACACCGACCGCGATCTGGCCGCCGCCTCCTTCGGGCTGGCGCGGGAGCAGGTCCGGGTCGTGGTGACGGGCGTGCCCGGGGCCACCGCCGACCGCGAGGACCCCAGCGTCCAGTTGTCCCTGGGGCTGTTGGCGCTCCGTACGGGGTGCCCGGTGAAGCTGGCCGCCACCCGGGAGGAGTCCTTCCTCACCCACGCCCACCGTCACCCGACGCTGCTGCGCTACCGGCACCACGCCGACGCCGACGGCACGTTGGTGAAGGTGGAGGCGCAGATCCTGATGGACGCCGGGGCGTACGCGGACACCTCCTCCGAGGCGCTGGCCGCCGCGGTCTCGTTCGCCTGCGGCCCGTACGTCGTCCCGCACGCCGTCGTCGAGGGCTGGGCGGTGCGCACCAACAACCCGCCCTCCGGCCACCTGCGCGGCGAGGGCGCGCTCCAGGTCTGCGCCGCCTATGAGGGCCAGATGGACAAGCTGGCCGCCCAACTGGGCCTGGAGCCCGACGAGATCCGCCGGCGCAACGTGATGGCCACCGGCGACCTGTTGCCCACCGGGCAGACGGTCACCTGCCCCGCCCCGGTGGCCGAGCTGCTGACCGCCGTCACCGAGGCGCCGCTGCCGGAGCTGCCCAAGGACACCCCCGAGGCGGAGTGGCTGCTGCCGGGCGGGCCCGAGGGCGCGGGCGAGCCGGGCGCGGTCCGGCGCGGCGTCGGCTACGCCCTGGGCATGGTGCACATGCTCGGCGCGGAGGGCGCCGACGAGGTGTCCACCGCCACCGTCAAGGTCAGCGGTTCGGTCGCCACCGTCATCTGCGCCGCCGTGGAGACCGGTTCGGGCTTCGCCACCCTGGCGCGCCAGATCGTCCAGGAGACCCTGGGCGTGGAGGAGGTGCACGTCGCGGGCGTGGACACCGACCAGCCGCCGGCCGGTCGGGCCTGCCACAGCCGGCACACCTGGGTCTCCGGCGGGGCGATCGAGCGGGCCGCGAAGATGGTCCGCACCCAGCTCCTCCAGCCGCTGGCCCACAAGTTCGGGATGTCCACCGAGCTGCTGCAGATCGCCGACGGCAAGATCACCTCGTACGACGGGGTGCTCAGCACCACCGTCGCCGAGGCGCTGGACGGCAAGGAGCTGTGGGCCACCGCGCAGTGCCGGCCGCATCCGACCGAGCCGCTGGACGAGACCGGCCAGGGCGATGCGTTCGTCGGCCTGGTCTTCTGCGCGATCCGCTGTGTCGCCGATGTGGACATCGAGTTGGGCACGGTGCGGGTGGTGGAGATGACCGTGGCCCAGGACGTGGGGCGGGTGCTCAACCCGCGCCAGTTGCGCGCCCGGATCGAGGCCGGGGTGACCCAGGGCCTGGGGGCCGCGCTGATGGAGAACCTCCGCACCACCCGCGGCCAGGTCCGCCATCCCGACCTGACCGGTTATGCGCTGCCGACCTCACTGGACGCCCCGGACATCCGGATCGCCAAGCTGGTCGAGGAGCGCGATGTGGTCGCCCCGTTCGGCGCCAAGGCGGTCAGCGCGGTGCCGGTGGTGACCTCGCCGGCCGCGGTGGCGTCGGCGGTCCGCGCCGCGACCGGCCGGCCGATCGGCCGCCTGCCGATCCGACCGCAGGCGGCGGTGGCGCAGCCGGTGCAACTGCCCTAG
- a CDS encoding MFS transporter, which translates to MTADPSSPADAAATAATGSTAAPATEHRNQERNGERNEERAPSAGGVLGRDHRALTLGIVSVVSLIAFEASAVNTAMPVAARALDGIGLYAFAFSAFFTASLFAMALAGVWSDRRGPLAPLFSGIAAFGAGLLVAGGAQNMGMFVAGRGVQGLGGGLAVVSLYVVVGRGYPERLRPSVMASFSAAWVVPVIVGPLVAGTITEQVGWRWVFLSIPVLILLPLAVMLPALRKLPRTVPGPDGGFRRILGSRRCLLALAVAVGASLLQYAGQHIGWSALLPAAVGLALLAPAIVRLLPPGTFRAGRGLPAVVLMRGLAAGALVAAESFIPLLLVSQRGLSTTLAGLSLTGGGLTWALGSYVQSRPGLERHRERLMGLGMALLATAIVLVPLVLIDGVPVWIVAAAWTIGGFGMGLNISSGGVLLLKLSRLEEAGSNSSSLQMSDALGNVTFVGVSGVLFVAFGGGSTAAAGAASTASAVSHPAAFLAVFAAMAVVAATGAAVATRLRPRAG; encoded by the coding sequence ATGACCGCTGACCCTTCGAGCCCCGCAGACGCGGCCGCCACGGCCGCGACGGGCAGCACCGCCGCACCCGCCACCGAGCACCGGAACCAGGAACGGAACGGGGAACGGAACGAGGAACGGGCGCCGTCCGCGGGCGGCGTTCTCGGGCGGGATCACCGGGCGCTGACGCTCGGGATCGTCTCCGTCGTCTCGTTGATCGCCTTCGAGGCCAGCGCGGTGAACACCGCGATGCCGGTGGCCGCCCGTGCCCTCGACGGGATCGGGCTGTACGCGTTCGCCTTCTCGGCGTTCTTCACGGCCAGCCTGTTCGCGATGGCGCTCGCCGGGGTGTGGAGCGACCGGCGGGGGCCGCTGGCGCCGTTGTTCAGCGGGATCGCCGCGTTCGGCGCGGGGCTGCTGGTCGCGGGCGGGGCGCAGAACATGGGCATGTTCGTCGCCGGGCGCGGCGTCCAGGGGCTGGGCGGCGGCCTGGCGGTGGTGTCGCTGTACGTGGTGGTCGGCCGGGGCTATCCCGAGCGGCTGCGGCCGTCGGTCATGGCGTCGTTCTCGGCGGCCTGGGTGGTGCCGGTGATCGTCGGGCCGTTGGTCGCCGGGACGATCACCGAACAGGTCGGCTGGCGCTGGGTGTTCCTGTCCATACCGGTGCTGATACTCCTGCCGCTCGCGGTGATGCTGCCGGCGCTGCGGAAGCTGCCGCGGACCGTGCCGGGACCGGACGGCGGCTTCCGGCGGATCCTCGGCAGCCGCCGCTGCCTGCTGGCGCTGGCGGTCGCGGTGGGGGCGTCGCTGTTGCAGTACGCCGGCCAGCACATCGGCTGGTCCGCGCTGCTGCCGGCCGCCGTCGGGTTGGCGCTGCTGGCCCCGGCCATCGTGCGGCTGCTGCCGCCCGGCACGTTCCGGGCCGGCCGCGGGCTGCCGGCCGTGGTGCTGATGCGGGGCCTGGCGGCCGGCGCGCTGGTCGCCGCCGAGAGCTTCATCCCGCTGCTGCTGGTCAGTCAGCGCGGGTTGTCCACGACCTTGGCCGGGCTCTCGCTCACCGGCGGCGGACTGACCTGGGCGCTCGGCTCCTACGTCCAGAGCCGCCCGGGCCTGGAGCGGCACCGGGAGCGGCTGATGGGGCTGGGCATGGCCCTGTTGGCGACGGCGATCGTGCTGGTGCCGCTGGTGCTGATCGACGGGGTGCCGGTCTGGATCGTGGCCGCGGCGTGGACGATCGGCGGGTTCGGGATGGGGCTGAACATCTCCAGCGGCGGCGTGCTGCTGCTGAAGCTGTCCCGCCTGGAGGAGGCCGGCAGCAACTCCTCGTCGCTCCAGATGTCCGACGCGCTGGGCAATGTGACCTTCGTCGGCGTCAGCGGGGTGCTCTTCGTGGCCTTCGGCGGCGGCTCGACCGCCGCGGCCGGTGCGGCGTCGACCGCCTCCGCAGTGAGCCACCCCGCGGCGTTCCTGGCGGTCTTCGCGGCGATGGCGGTGGTCGCGGCGACTGGCGCGGCGGTCGCCACCCGGCTGCGGCCGAGGGCGGGTTAG
- a CDS encoding glycine betaine ABC transporter substrate-binding protein — translation MSDDVIPGTVGRGLPLKDADLTVTSKEFTENIILGQIMGLVFKAAGATVIDKTNIQGTIGAREAVRTGTADGMYEYTGTGWITHLGHTTPIPDPQRQWEAVRDADLRNGIVWLPPSRLNNTYALALNAANEKKYGVRTLSDVAALLKRNPGAVTLCVENEFASRNDGLPGMAKAYGMNIPPGNIRRMTGGVVYTEAAQGTACTFGEVFTTDGRIKAMGLIVLKDDRHFFPNYNAAPEINAAALRSHPQIAEVLAPVTAALDNAVAQKLNAKVDVEGQDPHQVAKAWLVKEGFIKEGGG, via the coding sequence ATGTCGGACGACGTCATACCGGGGACGGTGGGCCGGGGGCTGCCCCTGAAGGACGCCGACCTCACCGTCACCTCCAAGGAGTTCACCGAGAACATCATCCTGGGGCAGATCATGGGGCTGGTCTTCAAGGCGGCCGGCGCCACCGTCATCGACAAGACCAACATCCAGGGCACCATCGGCGCCCGCGAGGCGGTCCGCACCGGCACCGCGGACGGGATGTACGAGTACACCGGCACCGGCTGGATCACCCACCTCGGGCACACCACGCCGATCCCGGACCCGCAGCGGCAGTGGGAGGCCGTACGCGACGCCGACCTGCGCAACGGCATCGTCTGGCTGCCGCCGTCCCGGCTGAACAACACCTACGCGCTGGCGCTGAACGCCGCCAACGAGAAGAAGTACGGGGTGCGCACCCTCTCCGACGTCGCCGCGCTGCTGAAGCGGAACCCGGGCGCGGTCACGCTGTGCGTGGAGAACGAGTTCGCCAGCCGCAACGACGGCCTGCCCGGGATGGCGAAGGCGTACGGCATGAACATCCCGCCCGGCAACATCCGGCGGATGACCGGCGGCGTGGTCTACACCGAGGCGGCGCAGGGGACGGCCTGCACCTTCGGTGAGGTCTTCACCACCGACGGCCGGATCAAGGCGATGGGGCTGATCGTGCTCAAGGACGACCGGCACTTCTTCCCCAACTACAACGCGGCGCCGGAGATCAACGCCGCGGCGCTGCGCAGCCATCCGCAGATCGCCGAGGTGCTCGCCCCGGTGACGGCCGCGCTGGACAACGCCGTCGCCCAGAAGCTCAACGCCAAGGTGGACGTCGAGGGCCAGGACCCGCACCAGGTCGCCAAGGCGTGGCTGGTGAAGGAGGGGTTCATCAAGGAGGGCGGGGGTTAG
- a CDS encoding ABC transporter permease has translation MSPGASPAGGGRNGPPEGPGGAPLPGDAAAAERELASGAAPSGAGGPGGRRIGWRKWTFMPAFLTAALLTTWLWFRGARLDSIAHQAVDHGKVWLALRQHLQLTAVSTALVLVIAIPLGIALTRPRLRRAAPPAMALANLGQAVPALGLLVLLVIWLGIGAGSAIVGMVIYAVLPVLANTIAGLRGIDPTLTEAARGIGMSPLGVLVKVELPLAVPLILAGVRTALVLNVGTATLATFGGGGGLGDLISAGIITQRMPVLVLGSVLTVALALLVEWLASLAELLLRPRGLEVQT, from the coding sequence GTGAGCCCGGGGGCGTCGCCGGCCGGCGGGGGCCGCAACGGGCCGCCGGAGGGCCCCGGCGGGGCGCCGCTGCCGGGCGACGCGGCGGCCGCTGAACGGGAGTTGGCCTCGGGAGCGGCGCCGAGCGGTGCCGGCGGGCCCGGTGGTCGCCGGATCGGCTGGCGGAAGTGGACGTTCATGCCGGCCTTCCTGACCGCGGCGCTGCTGACCACCTGGCTGTGGTTCCGCGGCGCGCGGCTGGACTCGATCGCCCACCAGGCCGTCGACCACGGCAAGGTGTGGCTGGCGCTGCGCCAGCATCTGCAACTGACCGCCGTCTCCACGGCGTTGGTGCTGGTGATCGCGATCCCGCTGGGCATCGCGCTGACCCGGCCGCGGCTGCGCCGGGCCGCCCCGCCGGCGATGGCGCTGGCCAACCTCGGGCAGGCGGTGCCGGCGCTGGGCCTGCTGGTGCTGCTGGTCATCTGGCTGGGTATCGGGGCCGGTTCGGCGATCGTCGGCATGGTGATCTACGCGGTGCTGCCGGTGCTGGCCAACACCATCGCCGGGCTGCGCGGCATCGACCCGACGCTGACCGAGGCGGCCCGCGGCATCGGGATGTCGCCGCTGGGCGTGCTCGTCAAGGTCGAACTTCCGCTGGCCGTCCCGCTGATCCTGGCCGGGGTGCGCACCGCGCTGGTGCTGAACGTGGGCACCGCGACGCTGGCCACGTTCGGCGGGGGCGGCGGGCTGGGCGACCTGATCTCGGCGGGGATCATCACCCAGCGGATGCCGGTGCTGGTCCTGGGGTCGGTGCTGACGGTGGCGCTGGCGCTGCTGGTCGAGTGGCTGGCGTCGCTGGCCGAACTGCTGTTGCGGCCGCGCGGGTTGGAGGTTCAGACGTGA
- a CDS encoding S16 family serine protease, with the protein MSSRARALLACTVLVLALLVTAAVAPLPYSVAYPGVTANVLGDDKGKPVITISGAPTRDTGGQLRMTSITATGPAASIHLPDVVRAWFRTDEAVMPRDSVYPVGNNTEEIAEHNAEQMKQSQDSATQAALNRLGKSPRDVKVTLSLADIGGPSAGLMFALGIVDKLNGDGAGHDLTGGRTVAGTGTIDADGAVGAVGGVALKTQAAHRDGATVFLVPRQECADARAELPKGMRLIPVTTLGGAVDALKALNSGGDVPSCTTG; encoded by the coding sequence GTGTCTTCCCGCGCCCGTGCCCTGCTGGCCTGCACCGTCCTCGTCCTCGCCCTCCTCGTCACCGCGGCGGTGGCTCCGCTGCCGTACTCGGTCGCGTATCCGGGCGTCACGGCCAACGTCCTCGGCGACGACAAGGGCAAGCCGGTGATCACCATCTCCGGCGCCCCCACCCGCGACACCGGCGGGCAGCTCCGGATGACCTCGATCACCGCCACCGGGCCGGCCGCCTCCATCCACCTGCCGGACGTGGTCCGGGCCTGGTTCCGCACCGACGAGGCGGTGATGCCGCGCGACTCGGTCTACCCGGTGGGCAACAACACCGAGGAGATCGCCGAGCACAACGCGGAGCAGATGAAGCAGTCGCAGGACAGCGCCACCCAGGCCGCCCTGAACCGGCTCGGGAAGTCCCCTAGGGACGTCAAGGTGACCCTGAGCCTGGCCGACATCGGCGGGCCCAGCGCCGGCCTGATGTTCGCGCTGGGCATCGTCGACAAGCTGAACGGCGACGGCGCCGGGCACGACCTGACCGGCGGCCGGACCGTCGCGGGCACCGGCACCATCGACGCCGACGGCGCGGTCGGCGCGGTCGGCGGGGTGGCCCTCAAGACCCAGGCCGCGCACCGCGACGGCGCGACGGTCTTCCTCGTCCCCCGCCAGGAGTGCGCCGACGCGCGCGCCGAGCTCCCCAAGGGGATGCGGTTGATCCCCGTCACCACCCTGGGCGGCGCGGTGGACGCCCTCAAGGCCCTCAACTCCGGCGGTGACGTGCCCAGTTGCACGACCGGCTGA